From a region of the Salvelinus alpinus chromosome 2, SLU_Salpinus.1, whole genome shotgun sequence genome:
- the LOC139568255 gene encoding trichohyalin-like isoform X1 yields the protein MSATCSKDSTNLRIVLLGTPGSGKSATGNTILGREVFREETGSGKSVLGKREVEGRSITVIDTPGIYSTTLTEEQLNEEMKRCISLSSPGPHVFLLVIRLERFTQEDRNTLSWIQENFGEEALSYTMVLFTGREKLTRKQREDFERTETTKKPISVCGGGYYALNSKSEVHTTQVTELLRKIEEMVGRNGGEYYLEERCQERRKRKEEMNERERELGRREEVVWRIEVEEKRRQEEEQKRQKEEKKRQEEEKKRQEEEKKRQEEKKKRQEEKKKRQEEKKKRQEEKKRQEEEKKRQEEEKKRQEEEKKRQEEKKRQEEEKKRQEEEKKRQEEKKRQEEEKKRQEEEKKRQEEKKRQEEEKKRQEEKKRQEEEKKRQEEEKKRQEEKKRQEEEKKRQEEEKKRQEEKRQEEEKKRQEEEKKRQAEEKKRQEEEKKRQEEKKRQEEEKKRQEEEKKRQEEEKKRQEEKKRQEEKKRQEEEKKRQEEEKKRQEEEKKRQEEEKKRQEEKKRQEEEKKRQEEEKRQKEEEKRQKEEQKRQEEEKKRQEEEKKRQEEKKRQEEEKRQEEEKRQEEEKRQEEKRQKEEEKRQEEKKRQEEKKRQEEEKRQEEEKKRQEEEKKRQEEKKRQVEKKRQEEKKRQEEKKRQEEEQKRQEEEQKRQEEEQKRKEEQQRRQLEEGLLVLATVTGGLTLLAAACFLAKP from the exons ATGTCGGCAACATGCAGCAAAG ATTCCACCAACCTGAGGATAGTTCTGCTGGGTACGCCTGGATCAGGGAAGAGTGCAACAGGAAACACCATCCtggggagagaggtgtttagAGAGGAGACTGGATCAGGGAAGAGTGTGTTGGGgaaaagagaggtggaggggaggagcaTCACAGTGATTGACACTCCTGGTATTTACAGCACAACACTGACTGAAGAACAACTGAATGAGGAAATGAAaaggtgcatctctctctcttctccgggCCCCCATGTGTTCCTTCTGGTTATCAGGCTGGAGAGATTCACACAGGAAGACAGGAATACTTTGTCATGGATCCAGGAAAACTTTGGCGAGGAGGCCTTGAGTTACACCATGGTGTTATTCACCGGAAGAGAAAAACTAACCAGGAAGCAAAGGGAGGACTTTGAGAGGACTGAAACAACTAAAAAACCAatcagtgtgtgtgggggaggttaTTATGCTCTCAACAGTAAGTCAGAGGTCCACACCACTCAGGTCACAGAGCTGCTGAGGAAGATAGAAGAGATGGtggggaggaatggaggagaataCTACCTAGAGGAGAGGTGccaggagagaaggaagagaaaggaggagatgaatgagagggagagggaattagggaggagagaggaagtggtGTGGAGGATAGAGGTGGAGGAGaaaaggagacaggaggaggagcagaagagacagaaggaggagaagaagagacaggaggaggagaagaagagacaggaggaggagaagaagagacaggaggagaagaagaagagacaggaggagaagaagaagagacaggaggagaagaagaagagacaggaggagaagaagagacaggaggaggagaagaagagacaggaggaggagaagaagagacaggaggaggagaagaagagacaggaggagaagaagagacaggaggaggagaagaagagacaggaggaggagaagaagagacaggaggagaagaagagacaggaggaggagaagaagagacaggaggaggagaagaagagacaggaggagaagaagagacaggaggaggagaagaagagacaggaggagaagaagagacaggaggaggagaagaagagacaggaggaggagaagaagagacaggaggagaagaagagacaggaggaggagaagaagagacaggaggaggagaagaagagacaggaggagaagagacaggaggaggagaagaagagacaggaggaggagaagaagagacaggcggaggagaagaagagacaggaggaggagaagaagagacaggaggagaagaagagacaggaggaggagaagaagagacaggaggaggagaagaagagacaggaggaggagaagaagagacaggaggagaagaagagacaggaggagaagaagagacaggaggaggagaagaagagacaggaggaggagaagaagagacaggaggaggagaagaagagacaggaggaggagaagaagagacaggaggagaagaagagacaggaggaggagaagaagagacaggaggaggaaaagagacagaaggaggaggaaaagagacagaaggaggagcagaagagacaggaggaggagaagaagagacaggaggaggagaagaagagacaggaggagaagaagagacaggaggaggaaaagagacaggaggaggaaaagagacaggaggaggaaaagagacaggaggaaaagagacagaaggaggaggaaaagagacaggaggagaagaagagacaggaggagaagaagagacaggaggaggagaagagacaggaggaggagaagaagagacaggaggaggagaagaagagacaggaGGAAAAGAAGAGACAGGTGGAGaagaagagacaggaggagaagaagagacaggaggagaagaagagacaggaggaggagcagaagaGACAAGAGGAGGAGCAGAAGAGACAAGAGGAGGAGCAGAAGAGAAAGGAGGAGCAGCAGAGGAGACAATTAGAGGAGGGTCTATTGGTATTAGCAACTGTTACAGGTGGGTTAACATTACTAGCTGCAGCGTGTTTTTTGGCCAAACCATAG
- the LOC139568255 gene encoding golgin subfamily A member 6-like protein 22 isoform X2, translating to MSATCSKDSTNLRIVLLGTPGSGKSATGNTILGREVFREETGSGKSVLGKREVEGRSITVIDTPGIYSTTLTEEQLNEEMKRCISLSSPGPHVFLLVIRLERFTQEDRNTLSWIQENFGEEALSYTMVLFTGREKLTRKQREDFERTETTKKPISVCGGGYYALNSKSEVHTTQVTELLRKIEEMVGRNGGEYYLEERCQERRKRKEEMNERERELGRREEVVWRIEEEEKKRQEEEKKRQEEKKKRQEEKKKRQEEKKKRQEEKKRQEEEKKRQEEEKKRQEEEKKRQEEKKRQEEEKKRQEEEKKRQEEKKRQEEEKKRQEEEKKRQEEKKRQEEEKKRQEEKKRQEEEKKRQEEEKKRQEEKKRQEEEKKRQEEEKKRQEEKRQEEEKKRQEEEKKRQAEEKKRQEEEKKRQEEKKRQEEEKKRQEEEKKRQEEEKKRQEEKKRQEEKKRQEEEKKRQEEEKKRQEEEKKRQEEEKKRQEEKKRQEEEKKRQEEEKRQKEEEKRQKEEQKRQEEEKKRQEEEKKRQEEKKRQEEEKRQEEEKRQEEEKRQEEKRQKEEEKRQEEKKRQEEKKRQEEEKRQEEEKKRQEEEKKRQEEKKRQVEKKRQEEKKRQEEKKRQEEEQKRQEEEQKRQEEEQKRKEEQQRRQLEEGLLVLATVTGGLTLLAAACFLAKP from the exons ATGTCGGCAACATGCAGCAAAG ATTCCACCAACCTGAGGATAGTTCTGCTGGGTACGCCTGGATCAGGGAAGAGTGCAACAGGAAACACCATCCtggggagagaggtgtttagAGAGGAGACTGGATCAGGGAAGAGTGTGTTGGGgaaaagagaggtggaggggaggagcaTCACAGTGATTGACACTCCTGGTATTTACAGCACAACACTGACTGAAGAACAACTGAATGAGGAAATGAAaaggtgcatctctctctcttctccgggCCCCCATGTGTTCCTTCTGGTTATCAGGCTGGAGAGATTCACACAGGAAGACAGGAATACTTTGTCATGGATCCAGGAAAACTTTGGCGAGGAGGCCTTGAGTTACACCATGGTGTTATTCACCGGAAGAGAAAAACTAACCAGGAAGCAAAGGGAGGACTTTGAGAGGACTGAAACAACTAAAAAACCAatcagtgtgtgtgggggaggttaTTATGCTCTCAACAGTAAGTCAGAGGTCCACACCACTCAGGTCACAGAGCTGCTGAGGAAGATAGAAGAGATGGtggggaggaatggaggagaataCTACCTAGAGGAGAGGTGccaggagagaaggaagagaaaggaggagatgaatgagagggagagggaattagggaggagagaggaagtggtGTGGAGGATAGAG gaggaggagaagaagagacaggaggaggagaagaagagacaggaggagaagaagaagagacaggaggagaagaagaagagacaggaggagaagaagaagagacaggaggagaagaagagacaggaggaggagaagaagagacaggaggaggagaagaagagacaggaggaggagaagaagagacaggaggagaagaagagacaggaggaggagaagaagagacaggaggaggagaagaagagacaggaggagaagaagagacaggaggaggagaagaagagacaggaggaggagaagaagagacaggaggagaagaagagacaggaggaggagaagaagagacaggaggagaagaagagacaggaggaggagaagaagagacaggaggaggagaagaagagacaggaggagaagaagagacaggaggaggagaagaagagacaggaggaggagaagaagagacaggaggagaagagacaggaggaggagaagaagagacaggaggaggagaagaagagacaggcggaggagaagaagagacaggaggaggagaagaagagacaggaggagaagaagagacaggaggaggagaagaagagacaggaggaggagaagaagagacaggaggaggagaagaagagacaggaggagaagaagagacaggaggagaagaagagacaggaggaggagaagaagagacaggaggaggagaagaagagacaggaggaggagaagaagagacaggaggaggagaagaagagacaggaggagaagaagagacaggaggaggagaagaagagacaggaggaggaaaagagacagaaggaggaggaaaagagacagaaggaggagcagaagagacaggaggaggagaagaagagacaggaggaggagaagaagagacaggaggagaagaagagacaggaggaggaaaagagacaggaggaggaaaagagacaggaggaggaaaagagacaggaggaaaagagacagaaggaggaggaaaagagacaggaggagaagaagagacaggaggagaagaagagacaggaggaggagaagagacaggaggaggagaagaagagacaggaggaggagaagaagagacaggaGGAAAAGAAGAGACAGGTGGAGaagaagagacaggaggagaagaagagacaggaggagaagaagagacaggaggaggagcagaagaGACAAGAGGAGGAGCAGAAGAGACAAGAGGAGGAGCAGAAGAGAAAGGAGGAGCAGCAGAGGAGACAATTAGAGGAGGGTCTATTGGTATTAGCAACTGTTACAGGTGGGTTAACATTACTAGCTGCAGCGTGTTTTTTGGCCAAACCATAG